Part of the Lycium ferocissimum isolate CSIRO_LF1 chromosome 6, AGI_CSIRO_Lferr_CH_V1, whole genome shotgun sequence genome, GTGTACGGTTGGTACCGTTCGATTCTCGTACTGACCCTTGTGAGCCCGATTTTATTAACTTTTCCGCTTCAATGCCTCTGAGATTTCCTAGGgatttttggtttttctttaaTGATGACCGAGCTCGAGAGCACCTACGTATCCTTTCGCagcaggaattcaggtcgaacgtagttcggaataaaataattgagttttggttttactaataaAGCGATCGGGTCCAgcatggactgcctacgtatcccatcGTGGGGAATTCAGGTCATTacgtagttcattacatagatgTTTATTTTGCTCCTATTCTAGttcgattacaagcaaaaggtaTAATTACCAAGATGTTAGAAATGCAAGTATAGGCAAATAGGATCCTAGACGTGGTATCTCTTGAGTGCATCTGCATTGATGGCCTTGGGCCACTTTTGTCCATCCATCTCGGCTAGGACCATAGCTCCTCCTGAGAGAAATTTTCTGACCATGTATGGTCCTTGCTAGTTCAGCTCGAATTCCCCTTTATATTTCTCTTGGTGAGGGAAGACTCGCTTGAGCACGAGTTGTTTGATCTGGAAAAGCCGAGTTCTAACCCGCTTGTTGAAGGCTCTAGACATTCTCTGTCTATACAGCTGTTCGTGGCATACTGCCaccattcttttttcttctatcATGGCTAATTGTTCATAACGGGTCTTGACCCATTCTGCATCCTTTAGTTCTGCCTCTTGGATGATCCTGAGTGAAGGGATTTCTACTTCTGCGGGTATAACCGCCTCCGTACCATAAGCGAGGAGGTACGGGGTTGCCCCGGTCGAAGTTCTGGTGGTCATTCTGTATCCCAACAAAGCATAAGGCAGTTGCTCCTGCCAATTCTTGTAGTTGTCGATCATCTTCATCAAAATCGTTTTGATGTTCATATTGGCATCTTCTACGGCTCCATTCAGCTGTGGTTGATAGGCGGTAGAGTTCCTGTGAGTGATTTTGAATTGTTCACTGATGTCTTTCATCAAATGGCTGTTCAAATTGGCACCATTGTCCATGATGATAGATTCCAGCACGCTGAAACGACATATCAGGTTGTTCTTGACGATATCAGCCACGACTTTCTTGGTCACTTATTTGTGGGAAGTTGCCTCTACCCATTTTGTGAAGCAGTCTATGGCGACTAAGATGAAACGATATCCGTTGGAGGCCAGAGGTTCAATGGGTCCTATGATGTCCATTCCCCACGCCACGAAAGGCCAAGGAGAACTCATCTCATGCAATTCTGTGAGTGGGACCTTGATCAGATCCCTGTGTATCTGACACTGATGGCATTTTTGCACGAACTTACAGGAGTCATGCTCTATGTCATCCAGTAATATCCCGTCCTCAGGATTTTCTTAGCGAGACTGAATCCGTTTATGTGGGGTTCACATGTCCCTGCGTGCACTTCTTTCAACAGTTTTGTGGCCTACTCGGCATCCACGCATCTGAGCAGTCCAATATCATGGGTCCTTTTGTATAGCAATTCCTTGTTAAAAAAGAAACCGTTGGCCAATCTCCTGATGGTTTTCTTTTGGTTTGCTGAACTCTCCAGTGGATATTCTCCCTTTTCTAGGTAGGTCTTGATGTCGATGTACCATGGATGGCCACCTGGCTCAGCCTCTACATAGGCGCAGTGAGCCT contains:
- the LOC132061367 gene encoding uncharacterized protein LOC132061367; translated protein: MDNGANLNSHLMKDISEQFKITHRNSTAYQPQLNGAVEDANMNIKTILMKMIDNYKNWQEQLPYALLGYRMTTRTSTGATPYLLAYGTEAVIPAEVEIPSLRIIQEAELKDAEWVKTRYEQLAMIEEKRMVAVCHEQLYRQRMSRAFNKRVRTRLFQIKQLVLKRVFPHQEKYKGEFELN